Proteins encoded together in one Labrus mixtus chromosome 18, fLabMix1.1, whole genome shotgun sequence window:
- the LOC132993070 gene encoding Krueppel-like factor 11: MPSRKFTEMDSNGSEYIDHCASYAKRRRHDNNQTVCNITSNLEYTDLEAAEALVCMSSWGQGHFISSNRPNPCKPRPLTPASDSCDSLLPPELPEPPKDFVSLSSLCMTPPHSPSFVETSTPSSGPAVASQHCLSGLHQPVLAPIPEKTPYLPPLPQPCRAMATSVIRHTADSTPCQHRIPVAPNPEKTRDTVTAATLCQKRQQQQQQHITKTETNTPPSPPAPLTPVLKIEQQTSPSKNSLDNASTPTFFNTQPQNNPHTPATMFPSSVTSPQIICQMFPVTSQSGIISAFIPGAVQTSSTGIRTATTPILPQPASANASSVQQSLIVGSAVPQGTMMLVLPQSSVSQAPHCTQTVMTLGNTKLLPLAPAPVYVPAGPSGGTTATKMDFSRRRNYVCNFPGCRKTYFKSSHLKAHLRTHTGEKPFSCSWDGCDKRFARSDELSRHRRTHTGEKKFVCPVCERRFMRSDHLTKHARRHMTTKKVPSWQADVRSLNKMAAGKPPSSKPGLATLSMLVPASSK; encoded by the exons agtgAGTACATCGATCATTGCGCCTCTTATGCAAAGAGAAGGAGGCATGACAATAATCAGACGGTCTGCAATATAACCTCTAACCTGGAGTACACAGACCTTGAGGCAGCTGAAGCGTTGGTGTGCATGAGTTCTTGGGGCCAGGGTCACTTTATCAGCAGCAACAGGCCGAACCCCTGCAAGCCGCGACCCCTCACCCCAGCCTCAGACTCTTGCGACTCCCTGTTGCCACCAGAACTTCCAGAGCCACCGAAGGATTTCGTGTCCCTCTCGTCCCTG TGTATGACCCCCCCTCACAGCCCAAGCTTTGTTGAGACTTCAACACCCAGCTCTGGCCCGGCTGTGGCCTCGCAACACTGTTTGTCCGGGCTCCATCAACCTGTCCTGGCACCCATTCCTGAGAAGACCCCCTACCTCCCCCCTCTACCCCAGCCCTGCAGAGCCATGGCGACCAGCGTCATCCGCCACACTGCAGACAGCACCCCCTGCCAACACCGCATTCCTGTTGCCCCCAACCCAGAGAAAACAAGAGACACAGTAACTGCTGCGACACTCTGCCAGAagcgacagcagcagcagcagcaacacatcACAAAGACTGAGACTAACacacctccatctcctcctgctcctctcacACCTGTCTTAAAAATAGAGCAGCAAACTAGTCCCTCAAAAAACAGTTTGGACAATGCCTCCACCCCCACTTTTTTCAATACCCAACCACAAAACAACCCACACACTCCCGCAACCATGTTCCCATCTTCAGTCACCAGCCCTCAAATCATCTGCCAGATGTTCCCCGTCACCAGCCAATCGGGGATCATCTCAGCGTTCATCCCCGGTGCAGTTCAGACATCCAGTACAGGTATTCGAACAGCCACCACACCAATCCTCCCACAGCCCGCCTCAGCCAACGCCTCCTCTGTCCAGCAGTCTCTCATTGTGGGCTCAGCAGTCCCTCAGGGCACCATGATGCTGGTTCTCCCACAATCCTCTGTCTCTCAGGCCCCTCACTGCACTCAGACTGTTATGACGCTGGGCAACACCAAGCTACTACCTCTGGCTCCAGCCCCTGTGTATGTGCCAGCGGGGCCCAGTGGAGGTACGACAGCCACAAAGATGGACTTCTCCCGCAGGAGGAACTATGTGTGCAACTTCCCAGGCTGCAGGAAGACTTACTTCAAGAGCTCACATCTCAAGGCTCATTTaaggacacacacag GTGAGAAACCTTTCAGCTGCAGTTGGGACGGCTGTGATAAGAGGTTCGCTCGCTCCGACGAACTGTCCCGCCACCGGCGAACACACACCGGCGAGAAGAAATTTGTGTGTCCCGTGTGCGAGCGGCGGTTCATGCGGAGCGATCACCTCACCAAACACGCCCGCCGCCACATGACAACGAAGAAAGTTCCCTCCTGGCAGGCTGATGTTCGGAGCCTAAACAAAATGGCCGCTGGCAAACCACCTTCCTCCAAACCTGGCCTTGCCACACTAAGCATGCTGGTGCCTGCCAGCTCAAAGTAG